CGCAAGGACTTCAAGGAGAACAAGGAATCCAAGGTGAGCAAGGAATCCAGGGTGAGCAAGGACTTCAAGGCGAACAAGGACTTCAAGGTGAGCAAGGTCTCCAAGGCGAACAAGGACTTCAAGGTGAGCAAGGTCTCCAGGGTGAACAAGGACTTCAAGGTGAGCAAGGTCTCCAAGGTGAACAAGGACTTCAAGGTGAGCAAGGTCTCCAGGGTGAACAAGGACTTCAAGGTGAGCAAGGCTTTAAGGGTGATACCGGGGATAAGGGTGCTGACGGCACAACAATGAATCAAACCAACCCTCAGACAATTTCAGAAATAGGCACAGATACAATTTTCTGTTTGGATAGTGAGAGTATTGCCATAACTGGTGGTGTTGAATGTCCTGACGATGGATCAGTTAGAAAAAGTTTCCCAATTCGTAAGGCCAACCCTTTTAATGGCAATATTATGTCCGATGGGTGGCAAGGTGACTGTTTAATCTTTGATAATGTTACTTATGGTTCTGTTGGTCATGGGATTGAGTTCCCAACTAAAATCAGTGTTAAGTGCTTCAACCCAATCCCTACCCCCTAATTCATAGTTGTTTATAGTCTAAAAATAAAAGGGTGAGCAGATTACAATCTGCTCACCCTTTTTTATTACGCAACAACAGAAACTAACAACTCAAAGGCTTTGCCTCCGAGTGTTAAGTCAAATTAGCAAGTGCCTTTAATATTGTGCGGCGTTCTGAAAAGCGGCGCATTTTGGTTGGTGCAGCTTCAGACATCAGCAGGTTCATATCCTTACTGGTACCAACATAAAAGACATTTGGCCCGATGTTGACCGCTGAGGATGTAAGCCGGACAGCTCCATTGGCAACCAGATTAGAAACTTCAGATTCAGGATCTTTTAAATCACCAAAAGTTATGGCGTCAGCCAGACAATTCTGCACACAAGCGGGCCTTCCCCCTTTACCTAATAGCTCCACACAAAAGGTGCACTTGTCAGCAATTTTTTTCTTATCTGGCCCCATCATCAAATAACGGGCACCGTATGGACACGCGTCAACACAGGCCCCACAACCAATACAGCGTTTTCTGTCAACTTGAACCGTTCCATCCAAAGGATCTTTCCAGGTTGCCGCAGCTTCAATAGTGACAATTCTATTTGATTTTTCGTCCGCAAAGGTTCTTGAAACTGAGGGGACAGGGCATACCTTTATGCATTCTGGCCGGTCACAATGATTACAACGACCAGAATAAAACGTATAAGCAATACCTCTGGGAGTAGAAGCTGGGCCAAACCTCTTCAGCCAACTCCTGCCGGAATTATCTGGCAACTGCCATTGGGCCTTGCAAGCAACAGAGCAGGTATGACAGCCCAGACATTTTGTAAGATCAACTACCATCGCAAGTTGCATCATTCACTCCAGCTACAAAAAAGTAA
This portion of the Desulfobulbaceae bacterium genome encodes:
- a CDS encoding 4Fe-4S dicluster domain-containing protein, whose protein sequence is MQLAMVVDLTKCLGCHTCSVACKAQWQLPDNSGRSWLKRFGPASTPRGIAYTFYSGRCNHCDRPECIKVCPVPSVSRTFADEKSNRIVTIEAAATWKDPLDGTVQVDRKRCIGCGACVDACPYGARYLMMGPDKKKIADKCTFCVELLGKGGRPACVQNCLADAITFGDLKDPESEVSNLVANGAVRLTSSAVNIGPNVFYVGTSKDMNLLMSEAAPTKMRRFSERRTILKALANLT